In a genomic window of Leisingera caerulea DSM 24564:
- the pcaQ gene encoding pca operon transcription factor PcaQ, whose amino-acid sequence MRLSSSLKLRHLEVFVEVARKMSVTQAAEALGMTQPAVTRALRELEAVCGKPLVEKHGRGIRLSSYGELFRDHAGRSLALARDGVALLQGLGEAEGPQVAIGALPTVAADLVPDTLAQLRAGSAPGRFMVMSGGNHYLIDQLRRGSLDVVVGRLPAPETMAGVEFDPLYRERVAVVVAKSHPLAGVAHLPPGVFDDYPVLMPSEGSIIRPFVERMFLEQGLALPRFPVETVSPSFGRRFVLAHQAVWVISHGVVRPDLEAGTMTVLPVNTDSTLGPVGLCTRREHQLSPAAQRFCAALRSHCAALGFT is encoded by the coding sequence GCGCCATCTTGAAGTCTTCGTCGAAGTGGCCCGAAAGATGAGCGTTACCCAGGCGGCCGAGGCGCTGGGCATGACCCAGCCGGCGGTCACCCGGGCGCTGCGCGAATTGGAGGCAGTTTGCGGCAAGCCGCTGGTGGAGAAACATGGGCGTGGCATCCGGCTCAGCAGCTATGGCGAGTTGTTCCGGGACCATGCCGGACGCAGCCTGGCGCTGGCGCGTGACGGGGTGGCGCTGTTGCAGGGGCTGGGCGAGGCGGAAGGGCCGCAGGTGGCTATCGGGGCGCTGCCCACCGTGGCCGCGGACCTGGTGCCGGACACGCTGGCGCAGCTGCGTGCAGGCAGTGCGCCGGGCCGTTTCATGGTGATGTCCGGCGGCAATCACTATCTGATCGACCAGCTGCGCCGCGGTAGTCTGGATGTGGTGGTCGGCCGGCTGCCTGCGCCGGAAACCATGGCCGGGGTAGAGTTCGACCCTTTGTACCGCGAGCGCGTGGCGGTGGTGGTCGCGAAAAGCCACCCGCTGGCCGGAGTTGCCCATCTGCCGCCGGGTGTGTTTGACGACTACCCGGTGCTGATGCCGTCCGAAGGCTCTATAATCCGCCCCTTCGTCGAGCGGATGTTTCTGGAGCAGGGGCTGGCGCTGCCGCGCTTCCCGGTCGAGACGGTGTCCCCTTCGTTCGGCCGGCGCTTTGTGCTGGCGCATCAGGCGGTCTGGGTCATCAGCCACGGCGTGGTGCGGCCTGATCTGGAGGCTGGAACCATGACGGTGCTGCCGGTGAACACCGACAGCACTTTAGGCCCGGTTGGACTGTGCACCCGCCGTGAGCATCAGCTCAGCCCCGCCGCGCAGCGGTTTTGCGCCGCGCTGCGCAGCCATTGCGCCGCTCTGGGCTTCACTTGA
- a CDS encoding MBL fold metallo-hydrolase, with protein MALSRRNFGLAAAAGLAAAAAPGWAPARIALGAKRIETLSDGHLTLPQEFVFGGLDPEALQPLLQSHGIGDGPLTPEVNVTLLRDEGRVVLFDAGSGPGFQNSAGKLPMALEAIGVAPEEVTHVVFTHCHPDHLWGVLDDFDDVLFPEAVFLMGQGEWDYWYDPDTAASIGSSRAAMAAGARRRMEVLEDRMQLFADGTEILPGVAAQATRGHTPGHMSFEIRSGSESVLILGDAIGNDHVSFAEPTWPVGSDQDPQTAAATRLRLLDQLASEQMRLIGYHLPGGGIGRAERSGSGYRFVPEG; from the coding sequence ATGGCCTTGAGCAGACGGAATTTCGGCCTGGCGGCTGCGGCGGGGCTGGCTGCGGCGGCGGCACCCGGATGGGCTCCGGCCCGGATCGCGCTGGGGGCGAAGAGGATTGAAACGCTGTCGGACGGCCACCTTACCCTGCCGCAGGAGTTCGTCTTTGGCGGGCTTGACCCGGAAGCGCTTCAGCCGCTGCTGCAGAGCCACGGGATCGGGGACGGGCCGCTGACGCCGGAGGTCAATGTGACCCTGCTCAGGGACGAGGGCCGGGTGGTGCTGTTTGACGCGGGCTCCGGGCCCGGGTTTCAGAACAGCGCGGGCAAGCTCCCTATGGCGCTGGAAGCCATCGGTGTCGCCCCGGAGGAGGTAACGCATGTGGTCTTTACCCATTGCCATCCGGATCACCTCTGGGGGGTGCTGGATGATTTCGACGATGTGCTGTTTCCCGAAGCTGTTTTTCTGATGGGCCAGGGCGAATGGGACTATTGGTACGATCCGGACACCGCCGCCAGCATCGGCAGCAGCCGCGCTGCCATGGCCGCCGGGGCCCGCCGCCGGATGGAGGTGCTGGAAGACAGGATGCAGCTGTTCGCCGATGGCACGGAAATCCTGCCTGGTGTTGCCGCCCAGGCCACCCGCGGCCACACGCCGGGGCATATGTCCTTCGAGATCCGCAGCGGCAGTGAAAGTGTTCTGATCCTGGGGGACGCAATTGGCAATGACCATGTCAGTTTCGCTGAACCGACCTGGCCGGTTGGCTCTGATCAAGACCCCCAGACTGCGGCTGCGACGCGCTTGCGCCTGCTGGACCAGCTGGCGTCGGAGCAAATGCGGCTGATCGGTTACCATCTGCCTGGCGGCGGAATCGGGCGGGCGGAGCGATCCGGCAGCGGTTACCGCTTCGTGCCTGAGGGTTAG
- a CDS encoding methyl-accepting chemotaxis protein, giving the protein MTIKNDLPARRRFRLFSSIGAKITLILMTMGAACAAGGILVTLVFSQTGRQMEVLTQEKVPQLEMSSRLVNAASRAKNTMIGVLQAGSVEDLAQAEEQAAAAIANLDDTVAELPAGEQALFAPEEAAAAEMLSNLIAARKGAFQNQASIDAQTASLQTLSQTLQNKLVMVASEARDSLMAGGEETIIQVDEVLNNLVEQQFGGLQTLLEARADISILSGAALALGHVRDVPTKRELKKMAKDALKRLEPVLGRLEELGLDAVRAKKVRESVELFRYTLTASRKELKDSRKDVLAARNASVRPLTQSMERMVFTLSVAATQASADNRTAIQGLLDNQVGVLQQLLEINGWISAFQVAALDMAAAHQISAARAAVGPLQEAAAALAGYSGFNDGVFAQELEGMIALADPSQGLPVFKAAALEAAAEAAVASQATVEAVLEFAHKATGLGAESQLEIASIADGLASDVTAAQRQLQILAAVAAAVFLAALVLTRILILRPLADISGTTERLAAGNLRPVTGYERSSDEIYRIATALSVFRDGLVQKAEVEAAAEAEREARVAEQTAAVTAIGSGLERLSQGDLTYRIRGEMGEGYAKLRDDFNAALEKLEASVRSLSTSGQSIAGGSTEISSASRNLSERSEHTAQTLAGTAAAVNQLSVSIAGTAQASGEASASVEAARQNASESIEVVKRTYGAMEAIKDSSEKISRIIGMIEAIAQQTNLLALNAGVEAARAGTVGKGFAVVASEVRTLAHRSKEAATEIAALVDEAGQNVELGADLVEQTRAAIGEISASVASAADLMKSISQASSEQSGSLQEINTAMANLDDATTRNAALFEEVTSSSLGLSREAQAMAGAIGAFRTQAAEPGQDSSSLEHEDTWRLQA; this is encoded by the coding sequence ATGACGATTAAAAATGACCTTCCTGCACGGCGCCGTTTCCGGCTGTTTTCCAGCATCGGCGCCAAGATCACGCTTATTCTGATGACGATGGGCGCGGCCTGTGCCGCAGGGGGAATTCTGGTCACTCTGGTGTTTTCGCAGACCGGCCGCCAGATGGAAGTTCTGACGCAGGAGAAGGTCCCGCAGCTGGAGATGAGCAGCCGGCTGGTGAACGCTGCAAGCCGGGCCAAGAATACGATGATCGGCGTTTTGCAGGCCGGATCGGTTGAGGACCTGGCCCAGGCCGAGGAACAGGCCGCCGCCGCTATCGCAAATCTCGACGACACTGTTGCGGAGCTGCCCGCCGGAGAACAGGCTCTGTTCGCGCCGGAGGAAGCCGCCGCTGCTGAAATGCTCAGCAACCTGATTGCGGCACGCAAGGGCGCCTTTCAAAATCAAGCCTCGATCGACGCCCAGACCGCCAGCCTGCAAACCCTGAGCCAGACGCTGCAGAACAAACTTGTCATGGTCGCCTCCGAAGCCCGCGACAGCCTGATGGCAGGCGGCGAAGAGACCATCATCCAGGTCGATGAGGTCCTTAACAATCTGGTGGAACAGCAATTCGGCGGCCTGCAGACGCTGCTGGAAGCGCGGGCGGACATCAGCATCCTGTCCGGAGCGGCACTGGCGCTCGGGCACGTGCGCGACGTGCCTACCAAACGGGAGCTCAAGAAAATGGCCAAGGACGCATTAAAGCGGCTGGAGCCGGTTTTGGGCCGTCTCGAGGAGCTGGGCCTGGATGCCGTCCGGGCGAAAAAGGTCCGCGAGTCCGTTGAGCTGTTCCGATATACGCTGACGGCCAGCCGCAAGGAGCTGAAAGACAGCCGCAAAGATGTGCTGGCTGCCCGCAACGCCAGCGTGCGCCCGCTGACCCAGTCGATGGAGCGGATGGTGTTCACCCTGTCAGTTGCGGCGACCCAGGCCAGCGCCGACAACCGCACCGCCATCCAGGGCCTGCTGGACAACCAGGTCGGCGTTCTGCAGCAGCTGCTGGAAATCAATGGCTGGATCAGCGCCTTCCAGGTCGCCGCGCTGGACATGGCCGCCGCGCATCAGATTTCCGCCGCCCGGGCCGCTGTCGGACCGCTGCAGGAAGCCGCCGCTGCGCTGGCGGGCTACAGCGGGTTCAATGACGGGGTTTTCGCCCAGGAGCTGGAAGGGATGATCGCGCTGGCCGACCCCTCCCAAGGCCTGCCGGTGTTCAAGGCCGCGGCGCTGGAGGCCGCTGCCGAAGCTGCCGTTGCGTCGCAGGCCACTGTGGAGGCGGTGCTTGAATTTGCCCACAAGGCGACCGGGCTCGGCGCTGAAAGCCAGCTGGAGATTGCCTCGATCGCGGATGGGCTTGCCAGCGATGTCACCGCGGCGCAGCGGCAGCTGCAGATCCTGGCGGCTGTGGCGGCGGCGGTGTTCCTGGCAGCACTGGTCCTGACCCGGATCCTCATCCTGCGCCCGCTGGCCGACATCAGCGGCACAACTGAACGGCTGGCTGCGGGGAATCTGCGCCCGGTGACCGGTTATGAGCGTTCCAGCGATGAAATCTACCGCATCGCAACGGCGCTGTCGGTGTTCCGCGACGGGCTGGTGCAAAAAGCCGAAGTAGAGGCCGCAGCCGAAGCTGAGCGCGAGGCGCGCGTGGCCGAGCAGACGGCCGCGGTGACAGCCATCGGCAGCGGTCTGGAGCGGCTGTCCCAGGGGGATCTCACCTACCGCATCCGCGGCGAAATGGGCGAGGGCTATGCCAAATTGCGCGATGACTTCAACGCGGCCCTTGAAAAGCTGGAAGCCTCGGTGCGCAGCCTCAGCACCAGCGGCCAGTCGATTGCCGGCGGCAGCACCGAAATCTCATCGGCCTCCCGCAACCTTTCCGAGCGTTCAGAGCACACCGCGCAGACCCTGGCCGGAACAGCGGCTGCGGTGAACCAGCTTTCGGTTTCCATCGCCGGCACCGCCCAGGCCTCGGGCGAGGCTTCTGCCTCGGTGGAGGCGGCGCGCCAGAATGCCAGCGAGAGCATTGAGGTGGTGAAGCGGACCTACGGCGCGATGGAAGCGATCAAGGACAGTTCCGAGAAGATTTCCCGGATCATCGGCATGATCGAGGCAATTGCCCAGCAGACGAATCTGCTGGCGCTGAATGCTGGCGTCGAAGCGGCCCGCGCCGGCACTGTCGGCAAAGGCTTTGCCGTCGTCGCCTCCGAAGTGCGGACTCTGGCGCACCGGTCCAAGGAGGCCGCCACGGAAATCGCTGCGCTTGTGGATGAAGCCGGCCAGAACGTTGAGCTTGGCGCGGATCTGGTCGAACAAACCCGCGCGGCAATCGGCGAAATCTCCGCCTCCGTCGCCAGCGCAGCCGACCTGATGAAGTCCATTTCCCAGGCGTCCTCCGAACAGTCCGGAAGTCTTCAGGAGATTAATACGGCGATGGCCAATCTTGATGACGCCACCACCCGCAACGCGGCATTGTTCGAGGAGGTCACCTCCTCCAGCCTGGGCCTGTCCAGGGAAGCTCAGGCCATGGCGGGAGCCATCGGCGCCTTCCGCACCCAAGCTGCAGAGCCCGGGCAGGACAGCAGCAGCCTGGAGCATGAGGACACCTGGCGGCTGCAAGCTTAG
- a CDS encoding transcriptional regulator — MTVFLKICRFGAFGVFDADGASVQLGAKHQALMSLLSTADGGIRTRAFLEKTLWCLAQPEQAKASLRTALSTLRRHLGPEAAKLLFANRERVILDLTRVELDSCTGNAEFMEGFELPHETVFNAWLTETRAEFARSSAQPSPLAGATPGRVILDRLLPSIAVLPFVHRSPGSADAPLGSLMSEELSRHLSRSWAFSVTSYLASRQFDPDTVRPAEVSSIAGVDYLISGTVSSEGSRFRAEIDLHDAVREKVIWSRSFEGSKSSLLEGRSSVLRNATLQIGQSAAGEAVRLAGFKPLKALESHVLLMAAISLMQEMDVRKFQRAHEILSHLLEREPKHALPLTWMGFWHVMRVEKGLSPNREEDSRLASRMAEAAIEGAPAFSLAHTLKGLISSHLTFRFDLAQDAYDLALRDNPNEALALLLKGATLAYQDMPDEAVQMTDAARQLTPLGPQRYYFDAISALAHLSARNYGRAIELADRSLEAKGAFPVPLRSKAIALQMSGRDDEARSTVQTLLEAAPKFCLSQFQRDNPAAMSPAGPEWASALRRAGVPE; from the coding sequence ATGACTGTCTTTCTCAAGATTTGCCGGTTTGGAGCTTTTGGCGTCTTTGACGCGGATGGAGCGAGCGTACAGCTGGGGGCCAAGCATCAGGCGCTGATGTCACTGCTGTCCACAGCCGACGGAGGGATCCGGACGCGGGCCTTTCTGGAGAAGACACTGTGGTGCCTGGCGCAACCGGAGCAGGCCAAGGCGAGCCTGCGCACGGCTCTGTCGACGCTGCGGCGGCATCTGGGGCCAGAGGCGGCCAAGCTGCTGTTTGCCAACCGCGAACGGGTCATCCTGGACCTGACCCGGGTGGAGCTGGACAGCTGCACGGGCAATGCAGAATTCATGGAAGGCTTTGAGCTGCCTCATGAAACTGTCTTTAACGCATGGCTGACGGAGACCCGGGCGGAGTTTGCCCGCAGTTCTGCGCAGCCGTCGCCGCTCGCCGGTGCGACGCCGGGGCGTGTGATCCTGGACAGGTTGCTGCCCTCGATTGCGGTTTTGCCTTTTGTCCACCGGTCGCCGGGCTCGGCGGATGCACCACTTGGATCGCTGATGTCCGAAGAGCTGTCACGGCACCTGTCGCGCAGCTGGGCCTTTTCAGTGACCTCCTATCTGGCCTCGCGCCAGTTTGACCCGGACACGGTCCGCCCGGCCGAGGTTTCTTCGATCGCAGGGGTCGATTATCTGATTTCCGGAACGGTCTCCAGCGAAGGCAGCCGGTTCCGCGCGGAAATAGACCTGCATGATGCGGTCCGCGAGAAGGTGATCTGGTCACGCAGCTTCGAAGGCAGCAAGAGCAGCCTGCTGGAGGGACGCAGTTCAGTGCTCCGGAACGCCACGCTGCAGATCGGCCAAAGCGCTGCAGGCGAGGCGGTCCGCCTGGCCGGGTTCAAGCCGCTGAAGGCGCTGGAAAGCCATGTGCTGCTGATGGCCGCAATTTCGCTGATGCAGGAAATGGACGTGCGGAAATTCCAGCGGGCGCATGAGATCCTGTCCCATCTGCTGGAGCGGGAGCCGAAACATGCGCTGCCGCTCACCTGGATGGGCTTCTGGCACGTGATGCGGGTTGAGAAAGGGCTTTCGCCGAATCGGGAGGAAGACAGCCGCCTCGCCAGCAGGATGGCGGAAGCGGCCATCGAAGGGGCGCCCGCCTTTTCACTGGCCCATACGCTCAAGGGGCTCATCTCCAGCCACCTGACCTTCCGGTTCGATCTGGCGCAGGATGCGTATGACCTGGCTCTGCGCGACAACCCGAACGAAGCCCTGGCGCTGCTGCTGAAAGGGGCGACGCTGGCCTATCAGGACATGCCGGACGAGGCGGTGCAGATGACAGACGCGGCCCGTCAGCTGACCCCTTTGGGGCCGCAGCGCTACTACTTCGACGCGATCTCGGCCCTCGCGCATCTGTCTGCCCGCAACTACGGCCGGGCGATCGAACTGGCCGACCGCTCGCTGGAGGCCAAGGGCGCCTTCCCGGTGCCGCTGCGCTCCAAGGCGATTGCCCTGCAGATGTCCGGCCGGGACGACGAAGCCCGGTCCACGGTGCAGACATTGCTTGAGGCAGCGCCGAAATTCTGCCTGTCGCAATTCCAGCGCGACAACCCGGCCGCAATGAGCCCGGCCGGACCGGAATGGGCCTCTGCGCTGCGGCGGGCCGGGGTGCCTGAATAG
- a CDS encoding acyl CoA:acetate/3-ketoacid CoA transferase → MKDKTTTTEQAMALIRDGDVVTTTGFVQSCIPEMLHAALEKRFLEQGAPRDLTLIMCAGAGDSKGLGTGRLHHDGLLRRVIAGNFGRMPKVAQAAQENKICGYNLPQGVISQLYRACAAGQPGLFSKVGLHTYVDPRHGGGRVNKVTEEDIVKHVEVDGEDWLFYKATKIDVAFIRGTSADRSGNISMEREALTLDCLAQAMAAHNNGGIVIAQVERIVEDGSIKPKDVKIPGLLVDCVCVAEDPEMHRMNYGVQHNPALSGEIRVPVEGIAKMPLDQRKIIARRAAFELPPNGAVNLGVGAPDGVAAVANEEKATPYITLTTEAGAVGGVLAGGSSFGSSANADAIIDQNQMFDFYDGGGLDLTCLGMAECDAEGSVNASRFGGRLNGCGGFINISQNSRAVVFAGTFTAGGLKVAVENGELRIVQEGRNKKFVRLIEQITFSGPYASQRSQPVLYVTERCVLQLTPKGLELIEIAPGIDLQRDILDQMEFKPIIENVALMDTRIFRDEPMGLMNDLLNLNLSERVTYDAARHTMFLNLEGWSVRKKQDVEDLDRVLRNAFAKSGRDVNIVMNQNGFRIAEDLQDGYAASVGETLEKNSASVAHYTTSAFMRLKMQGELASRSVQPHIFESGEEAHQAIWGS, encoded by the coding sequence ATGAAAGACAAGACAACCACCACCGAACAGGCGATGGCGCTGATCCGGGACGGGGATGTCGTAACCACAACCGGTTTCGTGCAAAGCTGCATTCCTGAAATGCTGCACGCAGCGCTGGAAAAACGGTTCCTGGAACAGGGCGCCCCCCGCGACCTCACGCTGATCATGTGTGCGGGTGCCGGAGACAGCAAGGGGCTGGGCACCGGGCGGCTGCATCACGACGGCCTCTTGCGCCGGGTGATCGCCGGCAACTTCGGGAGGATGCCCAAGGTCGCCCAAGCGGCGCAAGAGAACAAGATTTGCGGCTACAACCTGCCCCAGGGGGTGATCTCCCAGCTCTACCGCGCATGCGCCGCCGGCCAGCCCGGGCTGTTCTCCAAGGTCGGCCTGCACACCTATGTCGACCCGCGCCATGGCGGCGGCAGAGTCAACAAGGTGACCGAGGAGGATATCGTCAAGCATGTCGAAGTCGATGGCGAAGACTGGCTGTTCTACAAGGCCACCAAGATCGACGTCGCCTTTATCCGCGGCACCAGCGCCGACCGCTCCGGCAACATCAGCATGGAACGCGAGGCGCTGACGCTGGACTGCCTGGCCCAGGCGATGGCCGCCCACAACAACGGCGGCATCGTGATCGCCCAAGTCGAACGCATCGTAGAGGACGGCTCGATCAAGCCGAAGGACGTGAAAATCCCCGGCCTGCTGGTGGACTGCGTTTGCGTCGCCGAGGACCCGGAAATGCACCGGATGAATTATGGCGTTCAGCACAATCCGGCGCTTTCGGGCGAAATCCGGGTGCCGGTCGAAGGCATTGCTAAGATGCCGCTGGACCAGCGCAAGATCATCGCCCGCCGTGCCGCCTTTGAGCTGCCGCCCAACGGCGCGGTGAACCTCGGCGTCGGCGCGCCCGACGGCGTCGCTGCCGTGGCCAACGAGGAAAAAGCCACCCCCTATATCACCCTGACTACTGAGGCCGGCGCCGTCGGCGGCGTGCTGGCAGGCGGCTCCAGCTTCGGCTCCTCCGCCAATGCCGACGCCATCATTGACCAGAACCAGATGTTCGATTTCTATGACGGCGGCGGGCTGGACCTCACCTGCCTCGGCATGGCCGAATGCGACGCCGAGGGCAGCGTCAACGCCTCCCGCTTCGGCGGCCGCCTCAATGGCTGCGGCGGCTTTATCAACATCTCCCAGAACTCCCGCGCCGTGGTTTTTGCCGGCACCTTCACCGCGGGCGGGCTGAAAGTGGCGGTGGAAAACGGCGAGCTGCGCATCGTCCAGGAGGGCCGCAACAAGAAATTCGTCCGCCTGATCGAACAGATCACCTTCTCGGGGCCTTACGCCTCGCAGCGCTCGCAGCCGGTTCTGTACGTCACCGAACGCTGCGTGCTGCAGCTGACCCCCAAGGGCCTGGAGCTGATCGAGATCGCCCCCGGCATCGACCTGCAGCGCGACATCCTCGATCAGATGGAGTTCAAGCCGATCATCGAAAACGTCGCCCTGATGGACACGCGCATCTTCCGGGATGAGCCGATGGGGCTGATGAACGACCTGTTGAACCTCAACCTCTCCGAACGCGTCACCTATGACGCCGCCCGTCACACCATGTTCCTCAACCTCGAAGGCTGGAGCGTGCGCAAGAAGCAGGATGTCGAGGATCTGGACCGCGTCCTGCGGAACGCTTTCGCCAAGAGCGGCCGTGACGTGAACATTGTGATGAACCAGAACGGCTTCCGCATCGCCGAGGACCTGCAGGACGGCTACGCCGCCTCCGTCGGTGAAACGCTGGAGAAGAACAGCGCCTCTGTTGCCCATTACACCACCAGCGCCTTCATGCGCCTGAAGATGCAGGGCGAGCTGGCCAGCCGCAGCGTGCAGCCGCACATATTCGAAAGCGGCGAGGAAGCGCATCAGGCCATCTGGGGCTCCTGA
- a CDS encoding peroxidase family protein: MSSLQIGAARPSDGTSANPDHPDWGATGTELLRLAGSALGPDGEMAGADRPNSREVSNILSAQTGETANAAGASDFLWIWGQFLDHDLSLTGTESGEHADIAVPEGDPFFDPFGTGSAIIPFTRVEQHDGEFLNEITACIDASMIYGSTAEMVAAMRDQGGKLKMTEDQFLNLEGDGFLTGDVRAAENVALTSMHTLFTREHNRLIEELAARDPSLTDDQLFEAARARVEALVQAITFKEFLPVLLGDDAFGAYQGHDPEVNPGIAIEFSGAVYRLGHTLLSANLQRVTENGTQLDPLALRDAFFQPQLVSQKGMVESVLRGAATQTSEAIDTKVVEDVRSFLFGPPGAGGLDLAALNIQRGRDMGVASYNDLREALGLSRAESFSDITSDAALAAKLEEAYGDTDLVDAWIGGLAEDAFGNGLLGQTFTLVMIDQFTRLRDGDPFWSEGREGIPAEDLKALWDTSLSDVILRNTDVQNLQKDAFAAMDRIAGTASDDVLSGGSGQDFIFGRKGADVLSGNSGDDDLQGGGGRDILTGNRGSDCLDGGSGADRLKGGGAADFLSGGSHNDVLTGGSGRDTLEGGTGNDTLAGGKGDDVLTGGAGADCFVFNTQKTGADTISDFELGVDRTKIIGPHSWTAQAKDTADGLTFAFGDGCSVTFEGITLSDWLDAGASFF, translated from the coding sequence ATGTCCAGTTTACAGATTGGGGCCGCACGGCCCTCCGATGGCACGTCCGCAAATCCAGACCATCCTGACTGGGGCGCAACCGGCACAGAGCTGCTGAGGCTTGCGGGCAGCGCGCTGGGGCCGGATGGCGAAATGGCGGGCGCGGACAGGCCGAACTCTCGCGAAGTGTCCAACATCCTGTCCGCCCAGACCGGGGAAACGGCAAATGCCGCCGGAGCGTCAGATTTCCTTTGGATCTGGGGCCAGTTCCTGGACCATGACTTGTCGCTCACCGGCACCGAAAGCGGCGAGCATGCAGACATAGCAGTCCCCGAAGGCGATCCGTTCTTTGATCCCTTCGGCACCGGCAGCGCCATCATTCCGTTCACCCGGGTGGAACAGCACGACGGGGAATTCCTCAACGAGATCACCGCCTGCATCGACGCCTCGATGATCTATGGCTCGACCGCAGAGATGGTCGCGGCAATGCGGGACCAGGGCGGCAAGCTGAAGATGACTGAGGATCAATTCCTCAACCTCGAAGGCGATGGCTTCCTGACCGGCGATGTCCGCGCCGCCGAAAACGTAGCCCTGACCTCGATGCACACGCTGTTCACCCGCGAGCACAACCGGCTGATTGAAGAGCTGGCGGCAAGGGACCCGTCGCTGACCGACGATCAGCTGTTCGAGGCCGCCCGCGCACGGGTCGAGGCCCTGGTGCAAGCCATCACCTTCAAGGAGTTTCTGCCGGTTCTGCTGGGCGATGATGCCTTTGGCGCCTACCAGGGCCATGACCCGGAGGTGAACCCGGGAATTGCGATTGAGTTTTCCGGCGCCGTCTACCGGCTGGGGCATACCCTGCTGTCGGCCAACCTGCAGCGGGTCACCGAAAACGGCACCCAGCTGGACCCGCTGGCGTTGCGCGATGCGTTTTTCCAGCCGCAACTGGTCAGCCAGAAAGGCATGGTCGAAAGTGTCCTGCGCGGGGCGGCCACCCAGACATCCGAAGCCATCGACACCAAGGTGGTCGAAGACGTGCGCTCCTTCCTGTTCGGGCCGCCGGGTGCCGGCGGGCTGGATCTGGCCGCGCTGAACATCCAGCGCGGGCGCGACATGGGGGTGGCCAGCTATAATGATCTGCGCGAGGCTCTGGGTCTGTCCCGCGCGGAAAGCTTCTCCGACATTACCTCCGACGCGGCGCTGGCCGCCAAGCTGGAAGAAGCTTATGGCGATACCGACCTGGTCGACGCCTGGATTGGCGGCCTTGCCGAGGACGCCTTTGGCAATGGGCTGCTCGGGCAGACCTTCACGCTTGTGATGATTGATCAGTTCACCCGCCTGCGCGACGGCGACCCATTCTGGAGCGAGGGCCGCGAAGGCATCCCGGCAGAGGATCTGAAGGCGCTTTGGGACACGTCGCTGTCTGACGTTATTCTGCGCAATACGGATGTTCAGAACCTGCAAAAGGATGCCTTTGCCGCCATGGACAGGATTGCCGGAACGGCCAGCGACGACGTTCTGAGCGGCGGGTCCGGCCAGGACTTCATTTTTGGCCGCAAAGGCGCGGATGTCCTTTCCGGCAATTCCGGTGATGACGACCTGCAGGGGGGCGGCGGCAGGGACATCCTGACCGGCAACCGGGGCAGCGATTGCCTGGACGGAGGCAGCGGCGCGGACAGGCTGAAGGGCGGCGGCGCAGCCGACTTCCTGTCAGGCGGCAGCCATAATGACGTCCTTACGGGCGGGTCAGGCCGCGACACCCTGGAAGGCGGCACGGGAAACGACACTTTGGCTGGCGGCAAAGGCGATGACGTCCTGACCGGCGGAGCAGGCGCAGATTGCTTCGTGTTCAACACCCAAAAAACAGGTGCGGATACAATTTCGGACTTCGAACTCGGTGTCGACAGGACGAAAATCATTGGCCCGCACTCCTGGACCGCGCAGGCCAAGGACACTGCCGACGGGCTGACTTTTGCATTCGGCGACGGCTGCTCCGTGACCTTCGAAGGCATCACCCTGAGCGATTGGCTGGACGCCGGGGCAAGCTTTTTCTAG